The sequence AATCCATTGTGCCGGAGAAAAACACGAGCTCAGCCATCAGATAACCTCCACAATCAATGGAATAGACATTTCAGTACGAGTTAAAGATCCGTGGACCCCGATAAGCCCAATCGCATTACTCGACTGTACTCGGGAATCAACAAAAACGTGCGTGTCACGCGCGAACACCAAAACATCTCCCATAGTCTGACGGGTCAAATCACGAACTGGCCCTAAAAGCCCGCAGTCGATAGCTTCATCACGTGTTGCAACCCATGCATGATCTGCGACCGAATCCCGCCAGCGTTGCGCAACAGCTTGTGGATTTTTAGTGTAAAGATGAACCGCGCGCGGCTCACCAGCAACCACGTCTACCTCGGAATATAGCGACTTATGATCGGCAATGTCTACTCTATGCTCGACGTCGATCATGCCGTGGTCTGCCGTAATAACTAGCAGGGTACCGCTCGGTAAGGAACGACGTAGCAATCCGATTCCGGCATCAAACTGTTCTAGTTCACCAATCCAAGCATCAGACCCCCAGCCGTTCTTATGCCCGGCGGCGTCAATATCACCCCAGTAAAGGTAGGCTAGTCGTGCATCAGTAGCAAGTGCATGCACTGTTGCTCGAACTCGATCTGGTAAGGACTCAGCATAACGAGTGCGTGCACCGCGCAATGCCGCCGCAGATAATCCTGAACCATGGAACTTTTTCGGCTGAATGACTACTGTTTCGGATGCCAGCGTGCCAAGCTCTTCGAAACATGTCGGTTGCGTTTGCCATGTACTCACATCGACTGCGCGGTCTGGCCACGTAATCAGGGAGAAAGTTCGGGATGTGTGCGGAACTCGCAATGAATAGCCTGTCATCGCTGTCATGCCCGGCTGATGTCCGGTTCCAAATGCAGTAATTCCAGCCGCCGTCGTCGACGGAACAACAGTGGAGATGGATTTTTCGATTCCCATAGCTCTCATGTTGGGGGCATGTCCACGGCGCTCCAATAAATTATAAAAACCAAGACCATCAGCCATCACCACACACGCGCGCGGTGCTGCCGGTAGCTGGAGGGCATGGCGTGCTGCGTCGTCGTCAGTTAACCCCACACTCGCGCATAGCGCTGGCAAAACTTGATCCAAACGTTCCTGACCCGGCAAAAAAGCACCCGCAAAAAGATCTTTCATCGCTGTCCTAGCATAGCCACAAGTTCATTAATAAAGTCGACTCCAGGTTGGAAGTACGCTCCATCATGAACCGCTTCAAGATAGATCTGGAAGTCCTCATTTGTCAGTGCACCGAGATAACCATGATCATTAGTGCACATCGGGTCGTCACAGGCACCAGGGTGTAGATCTGCAGCGAAAGCTGCGCCCCAACGAAGCCGAA is a genomic window of Arcanobacterium phocae containing:
- a CDS encoding alkaline phosphatase family protein — translated: MKDLFAGAFLPGQERLDQVLPALCASVGLTDDDAARHALQLPAAPRACVVMADGLGFYNLLERRGHAPNMRAMGIEKSISTVVPSTTAAGITAFGTGHQPGMTAMTGYSLRVPHTSRTFSLITWPDRAVDVSTWQTQPTCFEELGTLASETVVIQPKKFHGSGLSAAALRGARTRYAESLPDRVRATVHALATDARLAYLYWGDIDAAGHKNGWGSDAWIGELEQFDAGIGLLRRSLPSGTLLVITADHGMIDVEHRVDIADHKSLYSEVDVVAGEPRAVHLYTKNPQAVAQRWRDSVADHAWVATRDEAIDCGLLGPVRDLTRQTMGDVLVFARDTHVFVDSRVQSSNAIGLIGVHGSLTRTEMSIPLIVEVI